One Heliomicrobium gestii genomic region harbors:
- the atpB gene encoding F0F1 ATP synthase subunit A: protein MEEHVRPEWHFMGMTFWADTLLFTWLVMVVLIIFGYIAGRRATSGIPDRIVALWEFVIDFVAKIVADNTDYKKMAGLLAYLVTLIMFIFVSNMLGLFPNFTFGLGHLHTAGNAMSPTADLNLTLALATMTIVLAQYYGIKYNGTHYFGHFFSPHWLFFPIHAIELLTKPVTLAFRLYGNIFAGEVLIKVLLTFIPFGLVYVLGGFIPHVIWLAFSVFVGAIQSFVFTVLTIVYISQAIGSADSH from the coding sequence ATGGAAGAACACGTGCGTCCGGAGTGGCACTTCATGGGAATGACCTTTTGGGCTGACACACTGCTCTTCACCTGGCTGGTGATGGTCGTTCTCATCATTTTCGGCTACATAGCGGGCAGACGGGCCACGAGCGGCATCCCTGACCGGATTGTCGCCCTCTGGGAATTCGTCATCGACTTTGTAGCGAAGATCGTCGCTGACAACACCGACTACAAGAAAATGGCGGGGCTCTTGGCCTACCTGGTGACGCTGATCATGTTCATCTTCGTATCGAACATGCTCGGCCTGTTCCCGAACTTCACCTTCGGCCTTGGCCACCTGCACACCGCCGGCAACGCCATGTCGCCGACGGCGGACTTGAACCTCACGCTGGCCTTGGCCACGATGACCATCGTGCTGGCCCAGTACTACGGGATCAAGTACAACGGGACTCACTATTTCGGGCACTTCTTTTCGCCGCACTGGCTCTTCTTCCCGATCCATGCGATCGAGCTGCTGACAAAACCCGTCACCCTGGCCTTCCGTCTTTACGGGAACATCTTTGCCGGCGAAGTGCTGATCAAGGTGCTCCTCACGTTCATTCCCTTCGGACTGGTCTATGTCTTGGGCGGGTTTATACCCCACGTGATCTGGCTGGCCTTCTCCGTTTTTGTCGGCGCCATCCAGTCTTTCGTCTTCACGGTCTTGACGATCGTGTACATCTCGCAAGCCATCGGCTCAGCCGATAGCCATTAA
- a CDS encoding ATP synthase subunit I, giving the protein MQLQRLLSKVWRSGLLGVGISLALIPFVDRPELPAGFALGWFSGILASWLLAMRLRRLENQSPEKAARSIQLSALARFSLGLLALLLAFKTPGEFDLLTTGLGLLMTPVASTVIGWWESRNPYYWEK; this is encoded by the coding sequence ATGCAACTGCAGCGCCTTTTGTCCAAGGTATGGCGATCAGGCCTCCTAGGGGTGGGAATCAGCCTGGCGCTCATACCCTTTGTCGATAGACCGGAGCTTCCCGCCGGGTTTGCCCTCGGCTGGTTTTCCGGGATCCTTGCTTCCTGGCTTCTAGCGATGCGGCTTCGCCGCCTGGAGAATCAATCCCCCGAGAAGGCTGCCCGCAGCATCCAACTCAGCGCCCTGGCGCGATTCAGCCTGGGGCTGCTGGCTTTGCTGCTCGCGTTCAAAACCCCCGGGGAATTTGATCTCCTCACGACCGGCCTCGGCCTGCTGATGACGCCAGTCGCCTCGACGGTCATCGGCTGGTGGGAGAGCCGGAACCCTTACTACTGGGAAAAATAG
- a CDS encoding AtpZ/AtpI family protein, producing the protein MADLNLPSRRVLKAFALASTIGAEFAASVFIGFTAGRYADKAWGTDPWLMLAGVLLGIAGGFFGVYYLVTAFFKEDAGRPEKKPPN; encoded by the coding sequence TTGGCCGATCTGAATTTGCCTTCTCGTCGAGTTCTCAAAGCATTCGCGCTGGCTTCTACCATCGGCGCCGAGTTCGCGGCCTCGGTGTTTATCGGCTTTACGGCAGGCCGCTACGCGGATAAGGCTTGGGGGACAGACCCGTGGTTGATGCTCGCAGGTGTATTGTTGGGCATCGCCGGCGGGTTTTTCGGTGTCTATTACCTGGTTACTGCCTTCTTCAAAGAGGATGCAGGCCGCCCGGAAAAAAAGCCGCCGAATTGA
- the wecB gene encoding non-hydrolyzing UDP-N-acetylglucosamine 2-epimerase: protein MRVSAPIKVLSIFGTRPEAIKMAPVVKMLEQHPQEIVSKVAVTAQHREMLDQVLQLFHITPDHDLNIMAPEQTLYDVTSRALLGLKPVLEQEKPDLVLVHGDTTTTFVASLAAFYQQIPVGHVEAGLRTHNKYSPFPEESNRRLTGAIADLHFSPTATSRQNLLQEGIREESIFVTGNTVIDALLATVKKEYRFCDPALDGIDFAGREILLVTTHRRENLGEPMRQVYRALYEVLEARPQAAIVFPVHKNPAVRRVVAEVLGDHPRVHLVEPLDYEPFVNLMARSTLVLTDSGGMQEEAPSLGKPVLVLRDTTERPEAVTAGTVKLVGTDAEAITREALTLLSDRQAYEAMANAVNPYGDGKASERTVQAILHHFRGAARPESFAPQMA, encoded by the coding sequence ATGCGGGTGTCTGCACCAATCAAGGTATTGTCCATTTTCGGAACCCGTCCCGAAGCGATCAAAATGGCGCCGGTCGTCAAGATGCTGGAACAGCACCCTCAGGAGATCGTCTCGAAGGTCGCCGTAACGGCCCAGCACCGGGAGATGCTCGATCAGGTGCTGCAGCTCTTCCACATCACGCCGGATCATGACCTGAACATCATGGCGCCGGAACAGACCCTCTATGACGTGACCTCGCGGGCGCTGCTCGGCCTGAAGCCGGTGCTGGAGCAGGAGAAACCTGACCTGGTCCTGGTTCACGGCGACACAACGACCACCTTCGTCGCCTCCCTGGCCGCCTTTTACCAGCAGATCCCCGTGGGCCATGTGGAAGCGGGGTTGCGAACCCATAACAAGTACTCGCCCTTTCCCGAGGAGTCGAACCGCCGGCTCACCGGCGCCATCGCCGACCTGCACTTCTCGCCGACGGCCACGTCGCGGCAGAACCTGCTCCAAGAGGGCATCCGGGAAGAGAGCATCTTTGTCACAGGCAACACGGTCATCGACGCGCTGCTCGCGACGGTGAAGAAGGAGTACCGCTTCTGCGATCCGGCCCTGGACGGGATCGACTTTGCGGGACGAGAGATCCTGCTGGTCACGACCCATCGCCGGGAGAACCTGGGCGAGCCCATGCGCCAGGTCTACCGGGCGCTCTATGAGGTGCTGGAGGCGCGGCCCCAGGCGGCGATCGTCTTCCCGGTTCACAAAAACCCGGCGGTCCGGCGCGTCGTCGCCGAGGTGCTGGGCGATCACCCCCGGGTGCATCTCGTCGAACCGCTGGACTACGAGCCCTTTGTCAACCTGATGGCCCGTTCCACCCTGGTGCTGACCGATTCGGGCGGGATGCAGGAGGAGGCGCCCTCGCTGGGCAAACCGGTGCTGGTGCTCCGCGACACGACGGAACGGCCGGAAGCGGTGACGGCGGGCACGGTCAAACTGGTGGGAACCGACGCCGAGGCGATCACCCGTGAGGCGCTGACGCTCTTGAGTGATCGGCAGGCCTACGAGGCGATGGCCAATGCGGTTAACCCGTACGGTGACGGCAAGGCGTCTGAACGGACCGTCCAGGCCATCTTGCACCATTTTAGAGGGGCCGCCCGTCCCGAGTCCTTTGCTCCGCAAATGGCTTGA
- a CDS encoding nucleoside triphosphate pyrophosphohydrolase family protein, producing MTDLVEQLETVFPRLALSPTIESTMIKLVEEAGELAEICGKVRRLNGEERQTVMGKLRAREVARKVEALLQSPQRVGGDGTAAEVAALLATAQKQIAEDQLTAKEIDTLIARELLDVMQTCATFMYQLDVDLDSLIAEHREKLIQRGYISSGS from the coding sequence ATGACCGATCTGGTGGAACAGTTGGAGACGGTATTCCCCCGGCTGGCGCTCTCGCCGACCATTGAGAGCACCATGATCAAGCTCGTGGAAGAGGCGGGGGAACTGGCCGAGATCTGCGGCAAGGTGCGGCGCCTGAACGGGGAGGAGCGGCAGACGGTGATGGGCAAACTGCGCGCCCGTGAGGTGGCCCGCAAGGTGGAAGCCTTGCTCCAGTCGCCGCAGCGCGTCGGCGGCGACGGAACGGCGGCGGAAGTGGCGGCGCTCCTGGCCACAGCCCAGAAGCAAATCGCCGAAGATCAGCTCACCGCCAAGGAGATCGACACCTTGATCGCCCGGGAGCTGCTCGATGTGATGCAGACCTGCGCCACCTTCATGTACCAATTGGATGTCGATCTCGACAGCCTGATCGCCGAACACCGGGAAAAGCTGATCCAGCGGGGCTACATAAGCAGCGGATCGTGA
- a CDS encoding deoxycytidylate deaminase, translating to MRKDWDSYFIDIAFAVSTRSTCPRRSVGAVIVKEKRIKGTGYNGSPAHLPHCADEGCYMRNNHCIRTIHAEVNAIMECSPEERKDATIYVTDRPCAECAKVIISSGIRRVVFARDYPAEQNWFPMAPWIEVVHLPKEEPIAERPVSEVER from the coding sequence ATGCGCAAAGACTGGGACAGCTATTTCATCGACATCGCCTTCGCCGTTTCCACGCGCAGCACCTGCCCGCGCCGAAGCGTCGGCGCCGTCATCGTGAAGGAGAAACGGATCAAAGGGACAGGCTATAACGGAAGTCCTGCCCATTTGCCCCACTGCGCCGATGAGGGCTGCTATATGCGGAACAACCACTGCATCCGAACGATTCACGCCGAGGTCAACGCGATCATGGAGTGTTCGCCCGAAGAACGGAAAGACGCCACGATCTACGTGACCGACCGGCCTTGCGCCGAGTGCGCCAAGGTGATCATCTCCTCGGGGATCCGCCGAGTCGTCTTTGCCCGAGACTACCCTGCCGAGCAGAACTGGTTTCCGATGGCGCCCTGGATCGAAGTCGTCCATCTGCCAAAAGAAGAGCCAATCGCTGAAAGGCCTGTCAGCGAAGTCGAGCGATAA
- the upp gene encoding uracil phosphoribosyltransferase codes for MARVVIMDHPLIQHKLSFIRSKNTGSKEFRELVEEVAMLMAYEVTRDLPLTETEVETPVAVAKTKVLAGKKLGVVAILRAGLGMINGFVKLIPAAKVGHVGLYRDPETLEPVEYYCKLPPDVAERDMIVIDPMLATGGSASAALTLLKQKGARHIKLVVLIAAPEGVARVEQDHPDVDIFAAALDPCLNDHAYIIPGLGDAGDRLFGTK; via the coding sequence ATGGCCAGGGTTGTGATCATGGATCACCCGCTGATCCAGCATAAATTAAGTTTTATCCGTTCCAAAAATACGGGGTCCAAGGAGTTCCGCGAGCTCGTCGAAGAGGTGGCCATGCTGATGGCCTATGAGGTCACCCGCGATCTGCCCCTGACCGAGACGGAAGTGGAGACCCCCGTCGCTGTCGCCAAGACCAAGGTGTTGGCCGGCAAAAAACTGGGTGTTGTGGCCATCTTGCGGGCCGGCCTGGGCATGATCAACGGTTTCGTCAAACTGATCCCGGCGGCCAAGGTGGGCCATGTGGGGCTCTACCGCGACCCCGAGACGTTGGAACCGGTCGAGTACTACTGCAAGCTGCCGCCCGATGTGGCCGAACGGGACATGATCGTCATCGACCCGATGCTGGCCACAGGCGGTTCGGCGTCGGCGGCGCTCACGCTGCTCAAACAGAAGGGCGCCCGTCACATCAAGCTCGTCGTCCTGATCGCCGCGCCGGAAGGCGTAGCCCGCGTCGAGCAGGACCACCCTGATGTGGATATCTTTGCCGCCGCCCTCGATCCCTGCCTGAACGATCACGCCTATATCATCCCCGGTCTCGGCGACGCTGGCGACCGTCTCTTCGGCACCAAGTAA
- a CDS encoding serine hydroxymethyltransferase codes for MGGSIFVSEWKHLHRVDPDVAAAMDREKNRQQNNIELIASENFVSEAVLEAAGSVLTNKYAEGYPGKRYYGGCEFVDQVEALAIERAKALFGAEHANVQPHSGANANLGVYFACLEPGDTVLGMNLAHGGHLTHGSPVNISGKYFRFVAYGVDEHTGRIDYDEVARIARETKPKLIVAGASAYPRVLDFARFRAIADEVGAMLMVDMAHIAGLVAAGLHPSPVPYAEFVTTTTHKTLRGPRGGMILCKKEWAAKIDKAIFPGLQGGPLMHIIAAKAVAFKEAMSPEFVAYQKQIVANAAALAKGLTDRGFQLVSGGTDNHLMLVDLRNKQLTGKEAEKRLDEARITVNKNAIPFDPQSPFITSGIRVGTPAATSRGMDEAAMEQIAEAIHRCLSDGSETAMGEAVAIVESLCARFPLYA; via the coding sequence ATGGGAGGCAGCATTTTCGTGAGTGAATGGAAACACCTGCACCGGGTCGACCCTGACGTGGCGGCCGCGATGGACCGGGAAAAGAACCGGCAACAGAACAACATTGAGTTGATTGCATCAGAGAACTTTGTCAGCGAGGCGGTCCTTGAAGCCGCCGGCAGCGTGCTGACCAACAAGTATGCCGAGGGGTATCCGGGAAAACGCTACTACGGCGGCTGTGAGTTCGTCGATCAGGTGGAGGCCCTGGCGATTGAACGGGCCAAGGCGCTCTTCGGCGCCGAACACGCCAATGTGCAGCCCCACTCAGGGGCCAACGCCAACCTGGGCGTCTACTTCGCCTGCCTCGAACCGGGCGACACCGTTCTGGGGATGAACCTCGCCCATGGCGGTCACCTGACCCACGGTTCCCCCGTCAACATATCGGGAAAATACTTCCGCTTCGTCGCCTACGGTGTCGATGAACATACAGGCCGGATCGACTATGACGAGGTGGCGCGCATCGCCCGGGAGACGAAACCGAAGCTGATCGTCGCCGGCGCCAGCGCCTATCCCCGGGTGCTCGATTTTGCGCGCTTCCGGGCCATCGCCGATGAGGTGGGCGCCATGCTGATGGTCGATATGGCCCACATCGCCGGCCTGGTGGCGGCAGGGCTCCATCCCTCGCCCGTGCCCTACGCCGAGTTTGTCACCACCACGACGCACAAGACGCTGCGCGGTCCCCGCGGCGGCATGATCCTCTGCAAAAAGGAATGGGCCGCCAAGATCGACAAGGCCATCTTCCCCGGTCTGCAGGGCGGTCCGCTGATGCACATCATCGCCGCTAAGGCGGTCGCCTTCAAAGAAGCCATGTCGCCGGAATTCGTCGCCTATCAGAAGCAGATCGTGGCCAACGCCGCCGCCCTCGCCAAAGGGCTGACCGATCGCGGATTCCAACTGGTTTCCGGCGGCACGGACAACCACCTGATGCTCGTCGACCTGCGCAACAAGCAACTCACGGGCAAGGAAGCGGAAAAACGGCTCGACGAGGCCCGGATCACCGTCAACAAGAACGCCATTCCCTTTGATCCCCAAAGCCCCTTCATCACCAGCGGCATCCGTGTCGGCACGCCGGCCGCCACGAGCCGGGGGATGGACGAAGCGGCCATGGAGCAGATCGCCGAGGCGATCCACCGGTGCCTCTCCGACGGCAGCGAGACGGCCATGGGCGAAGCTGTCGCCATCGTCGAGTCGCTCTGCGCCCGTTTTCCGCTGTACGCCTAG
- a CDS encoding TIGR01440 family protein, with translation MTGIGAQVTAAVTELLQAANLQRDQILVVGCSTSEVTGATIGTQGSEAVAEAILTALRSVTLPSGIHLAIQCCEHLNRALVIEGATLRLYRELEEVAVRPVAKAGGSLAAQAMSHFEEPVVVESIRAHAGMDIGETLIGMHLRPVAVPVRLAIRQIGEARLTAARTRPKLIGGERACYR, from the coding sequence ATGACCGGCATCGGGGCGCAGGTCACCGCCGCCGTCACTGAGCTGTTGCAGGCGGCCAACCTGCAGCGCGATCAGATCCTCGTCGTCGGGTGCAGCACCTCTGAGGTAACCGGCGCGACGATCGGCACACAGGGGTCGGAAGCGGTCGCCGAAGCCATTTTGACGGCCCTGCGGTCGGTGACCCTGCCCAGCGGGATTCACCTGGCGATCCAGTGTTGTGAACACCTCAACCGCGCCCTGGTCATCGAAGGGGCGACCCTGCGCCTGTACCGGGAATTGGAGGAGGTCGCCGTTCGTCCTGTCGCCAAGGCCGGCGGGTCCTTGGCGGCCCAGGCGATGAGCCATTTCGAAGAACCCGTCGTCGTCGAGTCGATTCGCGCCCACGCCGGCATGGATATCGGCGAGACGCTGATCGGGATGCACCTGAGACCGGTCGCCGTGCCGGTGCGCCTGGCGATCCGCCAGATCGGCGAAGCGCGGTTGACGGCGGCGCGGACCCGGCCCAAGCTGATCGGCGGGGAGCGGGCCTGTTACCGGTAA
- the rpiB gene encoding ribose 5-phosphate isomerase B encodes MKIAIGSDHGGFQLKEEIRSYLAEEMEQDGAKPEVIDMGTFSEESVDYPDYGVKVAKAVVAGDVDFGVVICGTGIGISIAANKVPGIRAALCGDPFSARMAREHNDANVLALGARVVGPGLAREIVAAFFAGAFAGGRHARRVDKLRALEGQASGE; translated from the coding sequence ATGAAGATCGCCATCGGCAGCGACCACGGCGGGTTCCAACTGAAAGAGGAGATCCGGAGCTATCTGGCCGAGGAGATGGAACAGGACGGCGCCAAGCCGGAGGTCATCGATATGGGAACCTTTTCGGAGGAGTCTGTTGATTACCCCGACTATGGCGTCAAGGTGGCGAAGGCGGTTGTCGCCGGGGACGTCGATTTCGGCGTCGTCATCTGTGGCACAGGGATCGGCATCTCCATCGCCGCCAACAAGGTGCCGGGGATCCGCGCCGCCCTTTGCGGCGATCCCTTTTCGGCCCGCATGGCCCGAGAACATAACGACGCCAATGTGCTCGCCCTGGGGGCCAGGGTCGTCGGTCCCGGCTTGGCCCGGGAGATCGTAGCGGCCTTTTTTGCGGGCGCTTTCGCCGGCGGCCGTCATGCCCGCCGGGTGGACAAGCTGCGGGCATTAGAGGGGCAGGCGTCAGGGGAATGA
- a CDS encoding low molecular weight protein arginine phosphatase produces the protein MFTLLFVCTGNTCRSPMAQVIAEAILAEMGQGERIRVASAGVSAWPGAPASTQARNVMAGRGLDLETHGATPLNERLIGEADMVLTMTGSHRDRVVQMAPEAAAKVFTLKGYAGGSGDIADPFGLDERAYETNAIEIEGALRKALERIVTTIV, from the coding sequence ATGTTCACTCTATTGTTTGTATGCACCGGCAACACCTGCCGCAGCCCGATGGCGCAGGTGATCGCCGAAGCGATCCTGGCCGAGATGGGCCAAGGGGAGCGGATCCGTGTAGCTTCCGCCGGCGTGTCGGCCTGGCCGGGGGCGCCGGCGTCGACGCAGGCCCGCAACGTGATGGCCGGTCGCGGGTTGGATCTGGAAACCCATGGGGCGACGCCCCTGAATGAGCGCTTGATCGGTGAGGCCGACATGGTGCTGACCATGACAGGCAGCCACCGCGATCGGGTCGTTCAGATGGCGCCGGAAGCGGCCGCCAAGGTGTTTACGCTGAAGGGGTATGCCGGCGGGAGCGGCGACATCGCCGACCCTTTTGGCCTGGACGAGCGCGCCTATGAAACGAATGCGATCGAGATCGAAGGGGCGTTGCGAAAGGCCCTGGAGCGGATCGTAACCACCATCGTTTGA
- a CDS encoding manganese efflux pump MntP: MAYWTLGVLAVGLGADAFSMALGIGMEGVRRRDALILGIVVALFHIFMPWFGILAGSALGLIVGRLASFIGAAVLFFLGGRMIYHAWQERRDDAGSPLGVHRSIGAAGAPVQGGAMAGAGVIAGGRPFAPTMWGLVVIGAAVSMDALSVGFSLGTVGARLIPTVVTFGVVAGIMTVAGCLIGQQVSRMLGATAQLAGGLILLGIGIKLLLGSASLG; encoded by the coding sequence ATGGCATATTGGACCTTGGGTGTGCTTGCGGTGGGGTTGGGCGCTGACGCCTTTTCCATGGCCCTCGGCATCGGCATGGAAGGGGTGCGCCGCCGTGACGCCCTGATCCTCGGGATTGTCGTGGCCCTTTTTCACATCTTCATGCCCTGGTTCGGCATCCTGGCCGGGAGCGCCCTCGGGTTGATCGTGGGTCGTTTGGCCAGTTTCATCGGCGCGGCGGTGCTTTTTTTCTTGGGTGGACGGATGATTTACCACGCCTGGCAGGAGAGACGCGATGACGCTGGCTCTCCCCTTGGCGTCCACCGTTCCATCGGCGCCGCAGGCGCTCCGGTACAGGGAGGAGCGATGGCCGGCGCCGGCGTGATCGCCGGTGGACGGCCCTTTGCGCCGACGATGTGGGGGCTCGTCGTCATCGGGGCGGCCGTCAGCATGGACGCTTTGAGTGTCGGCTTTTCTCTGGGCACCGTGGGGGCGCGGTTGATTCCCACGGTCGTCACCTTCGGCGTCGTCGCCGGGATCATGACGGTGGCCGGCTGCCTGATCGGGCAACAGGTGAGCCGGATGTTGGGCGCCACGGCCCAACTGGCAGGAGGCTTGATTTTATTGGGGATAGGGATTAAGCTTTTGCTTGGAAGCGCCAGTCTTGGCTGA
- a CDS encoding L-threonylcarbamoyladenylate synthase — protein MAAEAKDTKIWPVDPQQLSPGALLEAAACLRAGGLVAFPTETVYGLGADGLNGPAVAAIFTAKGRPSDNPLILHIAAMDEVAALTLDFPPLARRLAERFWPGPLTLVLPASSLVPPVVTAGLATVALRMPSHPVARELIRAAGVPVAAPSANRSGRPSPTVAEHVREDLWGRIDGIVDGGACDFGLESTVVDARGEAAVILRPGGVTPEMIEAMGIPVQPFHAIGRRDAVAVAVQGDERPAPTASIQEDFVPPSPGMKYVHYAPQAPLYLLDGNREEQRAALRRLLDTAAAAVKGDGAGEVTGLLLSEETFREIGRRLPGPGDDGPGDKWVVRLTGSREDLTTVAQGLFGAIRSFDQTPVSRIVAETYPPVGIGRAVMNRLEKAAGGRRWLG, from the coding sequence ATGGCAGCAGAAGCAAAGGATACGAAAATCTGGCCCGTTGACCCGCAGCAGCTATCGCCGGGGGCGCTTCTTGAAGCGGCGGCGTGCCTGCGCGCGGGCGGGCTTGTCGCCTTTCCGACGGAAACGGTTTATGGTTTGGGCGCCGACGGGCTCAACGGGCCGGCGGTGGCGGCGATCTTCACCGCCAAGGGCCGGCCTTCTGACAACCCCTTGATCCTACATATCGCCGCCATGGACGAGGTGGCGGCGCTGACCCTTGATTTTCCCCCGCTGGCCAGGCGGCTGGCCGAGCGTTTTTGGCCGGGGCCGTTGACGCTGGTGCTGCCGGCGTCGTCCCTGGTGCCGCCCGTGGTGACGGCCGGTTTGGCGACGGTGGCCCTTCGCATGCCCTCCCATCCGGTCGCCCGGGAACTGATCCGGGCGGCAGGGGTGCCCGTGGCTGCGCCGTCGGCGAACCGCTCCGGTCGACCGAGCCCAACCGTGGCCGAGCATGTGCGCGAGGACCTTTGGGGCCGCATCGATGGGATTGTCGACGGCGGGGCCTGTGACTTCGGGCTTGAGTCGACCGTCGTCGATGCCCGGGGGGAAGCGGCGGTGATCCTGCGTCCCGGCGGTGTGACGCCGGAGATGATCGAGGCGATGGGGATTCCTGTGCAACCCTTCCATGCGATAGGGCGTCGGGATGCTGTCGCAGTCGCCGTCCAGGGAGATGAAAGGCCGGCGCCGACGGCGTCCATCCAGGAAGATTTCGTCCCGCCTTCTCCGGGGATGAAGTATGTCCACTATGCCCCCCAAGCGCCCCTGTACCTGCTTGATGGCAACCGGGAGGAGCAGAGGGCGGCGCTGCGGCGATTGCTCGACACTGCCGCCGCCGCCGTGAAGGGCGATGGAGCCGGCGAGGTGACGGGGCTGCTCCTTTCCGAAGAGACCTTCCGCGAGATCGGCAGGCGCCTGCCTGGGCCGGGTGACGACGGCCCAGGGGACAAATGGGTGGTTCGGCTGACCGGTTCTCGGGAAGACTTGACTACGGTGGCTCAAGGGCTGTTCGGGGCGATTCGTTCCTTCGATCAGACGCCGGTCAGCCGGATCGTGGCTGAGACATATCCCCCAGTGGGCATTGGCCGGGCGGTGATGAACCGCCTCGAGAAAGCCGCCGGCGGGCGACGCTGGCTCGGCTAA
- the prmC gene encoding peptide chain release factor N(5)-glutamine methyltransferase: MNGFVWKPATVGEALQATVSFFARQGIDSPRLEAEVLLAFGLGVNRAGLLAALRDRLPEEQAAGLGELVQKRLTGCPLQYITGRQEFWGLDFTVTPAVLIPRPETELLVETALALLGRSPKTGDTWIADVGVGSGAIAVSVAREIATAQVLALDVSAAALAVARQNAKGHGVAERIRFVEGDLLNPAIDGGLRLKAVLSNPPYIPAGEIPSLQREVACFEPMLALDGGDDGLALYRRLAPQARRALEPGGFVAWEIGYNQGRDVAALLAAQGFAEVRIIPDGQGHDRVVTGVFRGECEDEGED; this comes from the coding sequence ATGAACGGATTCGTATGGAAGCCGGCGACTGTTGGGGAAGCTCTGCAGGCGACGGTTTCTTTTTTTGCGCGACAGGGGATCGATTCGCCCCGCCTGGAGGCGGAGGTGCTGCTGGCCTTTGGTCTCGGTGTCAACCGGGCGGGGTTGCTGGCGGCCCTGCGCGATCGACTGCCGGAAGAACAGGCGGCAGGCTTGGGAGAACTGGTCCAAAAGCGATTGACGGGCTGTCCGTTGCAATACATCACGGGGCGGCAGGAGTTTTGGGGGTTGGATTTTACGGTCACCCCGGCAGTGCTCATCCCCCGTCCCGAGACGGAGTTGCTCGTCGAGACGGCGCTGGCGCTGTTGGGTAGGTCCCCAAAGACAGGGGATACCTGGATCGCCGATGTGGGCGTCGGCTCGGGGGCGATCGCCGTATCGGTGGCCCGGGAGATCGCGACGGCCCAGGTGCTGGCCCTCGACGTCTCGGCGGCGGCCCTCGCCGTCGCCCGCCAGAACGCGAAAGGGCACGGCGTGGCTGAACGGATCCGTTTCGTGGAAGGCGATCTGCTGAATCCGGCCATCGACGGCGGCCTGCGGCTGAAGGCCGTCCTGTCCAATCCCCCCTACATCCCGGCGGGGGAGATCCCGTCGCTGCAGCGCGAGGTGGCCTGTTTTGAACCGATGCTGGCCCTCGACGGCGGCGACGATGGCCTTGCGCTGTACCGCCGCCTGGCGCCCCAGGCCCGTCGCGCCCTGGAACCGGGCGGTTTTGTGGCCTGGGAGATCGGCTACAACCAGGGGCGGGATGTGGCCGCGCTGCTGGCGGCGCAGGGCTTTGCCGAGGTCCGGATCATCCCGGACGGACAGGGTCATGATCGGGTGGTGACGGGTGTCTTCCGGGGCGAGTGCGAGGACGAGGGTGAGGATTGA